One window of the Lutra lutra chromosome Y, mLutLut1.2, whole genome shotgun sequence genome contains the following:
- the LOC125092606 gene encoding ATP-dependent RNA helicase DDX3X-like isoform X3: protein MEIGRWRVTTWKFAGLDLNSSDNQSGGGSTASKGRYIPPHLRNREASKGFYDKDSSGWSCSKDKDVYSSFGSRDSRGKPSYFSDRGSGPRGRFDDRGRSDYDGIGSRGDRTSFGKFERSGHSRWCDKSDDDDWSKPLPPSERLEQELFSGGNTGINFEKYDDIPVEATGNNCPPHIESFSDVEMGEIIMGNIELTRYTRPTPVQKHAIPIIKEKRDLMACAQTGSGKTAAFLLPILSQIYTDGPGEALKAVKENGRYGRRKQYPISLILAPTRELAVQIYEEARKFSYRSRVRPCVVYGGADIGQQIRDLERGCHLLVATPGRLVDMMERGKIGLDFCKYLVLDEADRMLDMGFEPQIRRIVEQDTMPPKGIRHTMMFSATFPKEIQMLARDFLDEYIFLAVGRVGSTSENITQKVVWVEESDKRSFLLDLLNATGKDSLTLVFVETKKGADSLEDFLYHEGYACTSIHGDRSQRDREEALHQFRSGKSPILVATAVAARGLDISNVKHVINFDLPSDIEEYVHRIGRTGRVGNLGLATSFFNERNVNITKDLLDLLVEAKQEVPSWLENMAYEHHYKGGSRGRSKSRFSGGFGARDYRQSSGSSSSSFSSGRASSSRSGGGGHSSSRGFGGGGYGGFYNSDGYGGNYNSQGVDWWGN from the exons GATTCTATGATAAAGACAGTTCAGGGTGGAGTTGTAGTAAAGATAAGGACGTCTACAGCAGTTTTGGGTCCCGAGATTCAAGAGGAAAGCCCAGTTACTTCAGTGATCGTGGAAGTGGACCAAGGGGAAG GTTTGATGATCGTGGACGGAGTGACTATGATGGTATTGGCAGTCGTGGTGACAGGACTAGCTTTGGCAAGTTTGAACGCAGTGGACACAGTCGTTGGTGTGACAAATCAGATGACGATGACTGGTCAAAACCACTTCCACCAAGTGAACGATTGGAGCA GGAACTCTTCTCTGGAGGAAACACCGGAATAAACTTTGAGAAATACGATGATATACCAGTAGAGGCAACTGGCAATAACTGTCCTCCACATATTGAAAGT TTCAGTGATGTTGAGATGGGAGAAATTATCATGGGGAACATTGAGCTGACTCGTTACACTCGTCCAACTCCAGTGCAGAAACATGCCATTCCtattatcaaagaaaaaagagacttgATGGCTTGTGCCCAAACAG ggTCTGGAAAAACTGCAGCATTTCTGTTGCCCATCTTAAGTCAGATTTACACAGATGGTCCAGGCGAGGCTTTGAAGGCTGTGAAG GAAAATGGAAGATACGGGCGCCGTAAACAATATCCTATCTCCTTAATTTTAGCCCCCACAAGAGAATTGGCTGTACAGATTTATGAGGAAGCCAGAAAA TTTTCATACCGGTCTAGAGTTCGTCCTTGTGTGGTTTATGGTGGTGCTGATATTGGTCAGCAGATTCGAGACTTAGAGCGTGGTTGTCACTTGTTAGTGGCCACTCCAGGACGTCTAGTGGATATgatggaaagaggaaagattGGATTAGACTTTTGCAA ATACTTAGTGTTGGATGAAGCAGATAGGATGCTGGATATGGGATTTGAACCTCAGATACGACGTATAGTTGAACAAGATACTATGCCACCAAAGGGTATTCGCCACACTATGATGTTCAGTGCTACTTTCCCTAAGGAAATACAG atGCTTGCTCGTGATTTCTTGGATGAATACATTTTTCTGGCTGTAGGCAGAGTTGGCTCCACCTCTGAGAACATCACACAAAAAGTAGTTTGGGTGGAAGAATCAGACAAACGATCATTTCTTCTTGATCTCTTAAATGCAACAG GGAAGGATTCACTGACTTTAGTGTTTGTGGAGACCAAAAAGGGTGCTGATTCTTTGGAGGACTTCTTATACCATGAAGGATATGCTTGTACCAGTATCCATGGTGACCGatcacagagagatagagaggaggccCTTCACCAGTTCCGCTCAGGAAAAAGCCCTATTTTAGTGGCTACAgct GTGGCAGCAAGAGGACTAGACATTTCAAATGTGAAACATGTTATCAATTTTGATTTGCCAAGTGATATTGAGGAATATGTACATCGGATTGGCCGTACAGGACGTGTGGGAAACCTTG GCCTTGCCACCTCATTCTTTAATGAAAGAAACGTAAATATCACAAAGGATTTGTTGGATCTGCTCGTTGAAGCTAAACAAGAAGTGCCATCTTGGTTAGAAAATATGGCTTATGAACACCACTATAAGGGTGGCAGTCGTGGACGCTCTAAGAG tAGATTCAGTGGAGGATTTGGTGCCAGAGACTATCGACAAAGTAGTGGTTCCAGCAGTTCTAGCTTTAGTAGTGGTCGTGCAAGCAGCAGCCGTAGTGGTGGAGGTGGTCACAGCAGCAGCAGAGGATTTGGTGGAG GTGGCTATGGAGGCTTCTACAATAGTGATGGATATGGAGGAAATTACAACTCCCAGGGGGTTGACTGGTGGGGCAATTGA
- the LOC125092606 gene encoding ATP-dependent RNA helicase DDX3X-like isoform X1: MSHVAVENALGLDQQFAGLDLNSSDNQSGGGSTASKGRYIPPHLRNREASKGFYDKDSSGWSCSKDKDVYSSFGSRDSRGKPSYFSDRGSGPRGRFDDRGRSDYDGIGSRGDRTSFGKFERSGHSRWCDKSDDDDWSKPLPPSERLEQELFSGGNTGINFEKYDDIPVEATGNNCPPHIESFSDVEMGEIIMGNIELTRYTRPTPVQKHAIPIIKEKRDLMACAQTGSGKTAAFLLPILSQIYTDGPGEALKAVKENGRYGRRKQYPISLILAPTRELAVQIYEEARKFSYRSRVRPCVVYGGADIGQQIRDLERGCHLLVATPGRLVDMMERGKIGLDFCKYLVLDEADRMLDMGFEPQIRRIVEQDTMPPKGIRHTMMFSATFPKEIQMLARDFLDEYIFLAVGRVGSTSENITQKVVWVEESDKRSFLLDLLNATGKDSLTLVFVETKKGADSLEDFLYHEGYACTSIHGDRSQRDREEALHQFRSGKSPILVATAVAARGLDISNVKHVINFDLPSDIEEYVHRIGRTGRVGNLGLATSFFNERNVNITKDLLDLLVEAKQEVPSWLENMAYEHHYKGGSRGRSKSRFSGGFGARDYRQSSGSSSSSFSSGRASSSRSGGGGHSSSRGFGGGGYGGFYNSDGYGGNYNSQGVDWWGN; encoded by the exons GATTCTATGATAAAGACAGTTCAGGGTGGAGTTGTAGTAAAGATAAGGACGTCTACAGCAGTTTTGGGTCCCGAGATTCAAGAGGAAAGCCCAGTTACTTCAGTGATCGTGGAAGTGGACCAAGGGGAAG GTTTGATGATCGTGGACGGAGTGACTATGATGGTATTGGCAGTCGTGGTGACAGGACTAGCTTTGGCAAGTTTGAACGCAGTGGACACAGTCGTTGGTGTGACAAATCAGATGACGATGACTGGTCAAAACCACTTCCACCAAGTGAACGATTGGAGCA GGAACTCTTCTCTGGAGGAAACACCGGAATAAACTTTGAGAAATACGATGATATACCAGTAGAGGCAACTGGCAATAACTGTCCTCCACATATTGAAAGT TTCAGTGATGTTGAGATGGGAGAAATTATCATGGGGAACATTGAGCTGACTCGTTACACTCGTCCAACTCCAGTGCAGAAACATGCCATTCCtattatcaaagaaaaaagagacttgATGGCTTGTGCCCAAACAG ggTCTGGAAAAACTGCAGCATTTCTGTTGCCCATCTTAAGTCAGATTTACACAGATGGTCCAGGCGAGGCTTTGAAGGCTGTGAAG GAAAATGGAAGATACGGGCGCCGTAAACAATATCCTATCTCCTTAATTTTAGCCCCCACAAGAGAATTGGCTGTACAGATTTATGAGGAAGCCAGAAAA TTTTCATACCGGTCTAGAGTTCGTCCTTGTGTGGTTTATGGTGGTGCTGATATTGGTCAGCAGATTCGAGACTTAGAGCGTGGTTGTCACTTGTTAGTGGCCACTCCAGGACGTCTAGTGGATATgatggaaagaggaaagattGGATTAGACTTTTGCAA ATACTTAGTGTTGGATGAAGCAGATAGGATGCTGGATATGGGATTTGAACCTCAGATACGACGTATAGTTGAACAAGATACTATGCCACCAAAGGGTATTCGCCACACTATGATGTTCAGTGCTACTTTCCCTAAGGAAATACAG atGCTTGCTCGTGATTTCTTGGATGAATACATTTTTCTGGCTGTAGGCAGAGTTGGCTCCACCTCTGAGAACATCACACAAAAAGTAGTTTGGGTGGAAGAATCAGACAAACGATCATTTCTTCTTGATCTCTTAAATGCAACAG GGAAGGATTCACTGACTTTAGTGTTTGTGGAGACCAAAAAGGGTGCTGATTCTTTGGAGGACTTCTTATACCATGAAGGATATGCTTGTACCAGTATCCATGGTGACCGatcacagagagatagagaggaggccCTTCACCAGTTCCGCTCAGGAAAAAGCCCTATTTTAGTGGCTACAgct GTGGCAGCAAGAGGACTAGACATTTCAAATGTGAAACATGTTATCAATTTTGATTTGCCAAGTGATATTGAGGAATATGTACATCGGATTGGCCGTACAGGACGTGTGGGAAACCTTG GCCTTGCCACCTCATTCTTTAATGAAAGAAACGTAAATATCACAAAGGATTTGTTGGATCTGCTCGTTGAAGCTAAACAAGAAGTGCCATCTTGGTTAGAAAATATGGCTTATGAACACCACTATAAGGGTGGCAGTCGTGGACGCTCTAAGAG tAGATTCAGTGGAGGATTTGGTGCCAGAGACTATCGACAAAGTAGTGGTTCCAGCAGTTCTAGCTTTAGTAGTGGTCGTGCAAGCAGCAGCCGTAGTGGTGGAGGTGGTCACAGCAGCAGCAGAGGATTTGGTGGAG GTGGCTATGGAGGCTTCTACAATAGTGATGGATATGGAGGAAATTACAACTCCCAGGGGGTTGACTGGTGGGGCAATTGA
- the LOC125092606 gene encoding ATP-dependent RNA helicase DDX3X-like isoform X2, producing MSHVAVENALGLDQQFAGLDLNSSDNQSGGGSTASKGRYIPPHLRNREASKGFYDKDSSGWSCSKDKDVYSSFGSRDSRGKPSYFSDRGSGPRGRFDDRGRSDYDGIGSRGDRTSFGKFERSGHSRWCDKSDDDDWSKPLPPSERLEQELFSGGNTGINFEKYDDIPVEATGNNCPPHIESFSDVEMGEIIMGNIELTRYTRPTPVQKHAIPIIKEKRDLMACAQTGSGKTAAFLLPILSQIYTDGPGEALKAVKENGRYGRRKQYPISLILAPTRELAVQIYEEARKFSYRSRVRPCVVYGGADIGQQIRDLERGCHLLVATPGRLVDMMERGKIGLDFCKYLVLDEADRMLDMGFEPQIRRIVEQDTMPPKGIRHTMMFSATFPKEIQMLARDFLDEYIFLAVGRVGSTSENITQKVVWVEESDKRSFLLDLLNATGKDSLTLVFVETKKGADSLEDFLYHEGYACTSIHGDRSQRDREEALHQFRSGKSPILVATAVAARGLDISNVKHVINFDLPSDIEEYVHRIGRTGRVGNLGLATSFFNERNVNITKDLLDLLVEAKQEVPSWLENMAYEHHYKGGSRGRSKRFSGGFGARDYRQSSGSSSSSFSSGRASSSRSGGGGHSSSRGFGGGGYGGFYNSDGYGGNYNSQGVDWWGN from the exons GATTCTATGATAAAGACAGTTCAGGGTGGAGTTGTAGTAAAGATAAGGACGTCTACAGCAGTTTTGGGTCCCGAGATTCAAGAGGAAAGCCCAGTTACTTCAGTGATCGTGGAAGTGGACCAAGGGGAAG GTTTGATGATCGTGGACGGAGTGACTATGATGGTATTGGCAGTCGTGGTGACAGGACTAGCTTTGGCAAGTTTGAACGCAGTGGACACAGTCGTTGGTGTGACAAATCAGATGACGATGACTGGTCAAAACCACTTCCACCAAGTGAACGATTGGAGCA GGAACTCTTCTCTGGAGGAAACACCGGAATAAACTTTGAGAAATACGATGATATACCAGTAGAGGCAACTGGCAATAACTGTCCTCCACATATTGAAAGT TTCAGTGATGTTGAGATGGGAGAAATTATCATGGGGAACATTGAGCTGACTCGTTACACTCGTCCAACTCCAGTGCAGAAACATGCCATTCCtattatcaaagaaaaaagagacttgATGGCTTGTGCCCAAACAG ggTCTGGAAAAACTGCAGCATTTCTGTTGCCCATCTTAAGTCAGATTTACACAGATGGTCCAGGCGAGGCTTTGAAGGCTGTGAAG GAAAATGGAAGATACGGGCGCCGTAAACAATATCCTATCTCCTTAATTTTAGCCCCCACAAGAGAATTGGCTGTACAGATTTATGAGGAAGCCAGAAAA TTTTCATACCGGTCTAGAGTTCGTCCTTGTGTGGTTTATGGTGGTGCTGATATTGGTCAGCAGATTCGAGACTTAGAGCGTGGTTGTCACTTGTTAGTGGCCACTCCAGGACGTCTAGTGGATATgatggaaagaggaaagattGGATTAGACTTTTGCAA ATACTTAGTGTTGGATGAAGCAGATAGGATGCTGGATATGGGATTTGAACCTCAGATACGACGTATAGTTGAACAAGATACTATGCCACCAAAGGGTATTCGCCACACTATGATGTTCAGTGCTACTTTCCCTAAGGAAATACAG atGCTTGCTCGTGATTTCTTGGATGAATACATTTTTCTGGCTGTAGGCAGAGTTGGCTCCACCTCTGAGAACATCACACAAAAAGTAGTTTGGGTGGAAGAATCAGACAAACGATCATTTCTTCTTGATCTCTTAAATGCAACAG GGAAGGATTCACTGACTTTAGTGTTTGTGGAGACCAAAAAGGGTGCTGATTCTTTGGAGGACTTCTTATACCATGAAGGATATGCTTGTACCAGTATCCATGGTGACCGatcacagagagatagagaggaggccCTTCACCAGTTCCGCTCAGGAAAAAGCCCTATTTTAGTGGCTACAgct GTGGCAGCAAGAGGACTAGACATTTCAAATGTGAAACATGTTATCAATTTTGATTTGCCAAGTGATATTGAGGAATATGTACATCGGATTGGCCGTACAGGACGTGTGGGAAACCTTG GCCTTGCCACCTCATTCTTTAATGAAAGAAACGTAAATATCACAAAGGATTTGTTGGATCTGCTCGTTGAAGCTAAACAAGAAGTGCCATCTTGGTTAGAAAATATGGCTTATGAACACCACTATAAGGGTGGCAGTCGTGGACGCTCTAAGAG ATTCAGTGGAGGATTTGGTGCCAGAGACTATCGACAAAGTAGTGGTTCCAGCAGTTCTAGCTTTAGTAGTGGTCGTGCAAGCAGCAGCCGTAGTGGTGGAGGTGGTCACAGCAGCAGCAGAGGATTTGGTGGAG GTGGCTATGGAGGCTTCTACAATAGTGATGGATATGGAGGAAATTACAACTCCCAGGGGGTTGACTGGTGGGGCAATTGA